AGACGGCGAACGCCCGGTTCCGCTCAGGGCCTTCGGGAAACGTGGTGGTGATGAGCGCCAGCGAGGTGGGGGACGCGATCGCGCCACCCATGCCCTGCAGAGCGCGCGCGGCCAGCAACTGCCACGGTTCCTGGGCGAGCCCCCCGAGCAGTGAGGCGAAGGTGAACAGCAGGATGCCGGTCATGAAGACCCGGCGCCGGCCGAGGATGTCCCCGGCCCGGCCGCCCAGAAGCAGCAGGCCGCCGAAGGTGAGCGTGTACGCGCTGACGACCCACGTCAGGTCGGTCGTACTGAACTTGAGCGCGTCTTGAATGTGCGGGAGCGCGATGTTCACAATCGTCGCGTCGAGTACCACCATGAGTTGGCAGGCAGCGATGACCGTGAGCGCGATGCCGGGACGTCCCTCCCGGCGGGCGGCTCCTGGCTTGTGTTCCTTGATCAATGGAGAGGTTGTCACTATGGGTCCCCCACAAAGGCATTAGTGAACGCTCGCGTTCACTGTCGCGTCAAACGGTAGTGAGTCCCCGTCAGTGAACGCAAGCGTTCACTGAATTCATTGCCGTGCGACATCGCCCGAACCGCTCGCCCAATTACCGGAATCCCCGCTTCCCCATGCTCAACGGAGACACACAGATGGGTACTTCGTCCTGGACGGCCGCCTCCGCTCAACCGGCCACCCTCCGCCGACGTGGTGCTGTGCTCGAGCGCGCGATCCTCGAAGCCGCACTGGAGCAGCTCAGTACGGTCGGCTGGAGCGGCCTCACCATGGAGGGCGTCGCCGCCGGTGCCCAGACCGGCAAGGCCGCGGTCTACCGTCGCTGGCCGTCCAAGGAGGATCTCGTCGCGGACGCGCTCCAGGCCGGACTGCCGAGCCTCGACGAGGCGCCCGACCTCGGGAGCGTGCGCGAGGACCTCCTGGTGCTGTGTCGGCAGGCGCGCGATGCGATGTACTCGCGCCCCGGATTCGCGCTTCGCTCGGTTATTCACGAATGCGACACTCGGCAGGCCGAGCGCTTCCACGGTGTGATCTACGAGGGGGTCGTGGAGCCGGCCGTCAAGCTGCTGCGGGAGGTCATTGACCGCGGAATCGAGCGGGGAGAGGTGCGGCCGGACGCAGCGAACGGATATGTCGTCGATGCTATTCCGGCGATGATGATGTACCGCTCAAAGATGTGCTCCAGCGAATGGAATGACCAGGAACTCAAGGAAATGATCGATCAGCTGATGGTTCCGCTGCTGCGGCCGTAGCGGGGCCGATCCGGGTCTGCGGGAACTCGCGGGCACGGCTGCGGCGGGCTTTGTGGCCGTCCCCGTGAAGGAGCCGTCGACCGCTGTGCCGTTGCCCGGGGAGGCCGGGGTGTCGCGCGGGGATCCCGGCGGCGTACTCTAAGGGCGCCATGCCGTACGAACCACCTACTCACACCGTCGAGCGCTCCCTTCGCGCAACGACCGGAGCGAAGGTCATCGCCGGTGTCGACGAGGTGGGGCGCGGCGCGTGGGCCGGCCCGGTCACCGTCTGCGCGGCGGTCACGGGCCTGCGCCGACCGCCCGAGGGCCTCACCGACTCCAAGCTGCTGACCATCAAGCGGCGCACCGAGCTCGCCGAGCAGTTGGAGAGGTGGGTGACGGCGTTCGCCCTCGGTCATGCCTCCCCCGAGGAGATCGACGATCTCGGGATGACGGCCGCACTCCGGCTCGCGGCGGTACGCGCCCTGGAGGCGCTGCCCGTCCGCCCCGACGCGGTCATCCTCGACGGGAAGCACGACTATCTGGGTGCGCCCTGGAGGG
The Streptomyces sp. CGMCC 4.7035 DNA segment above includes these coding regions:
- a CDS encoding TetR/AcrR family transcriptional regulator is translated as MGTSSWTAASAQPATLRRRGAVLERAILEAALEQLSTVGWSGLTMEGVAAGAQTGKAAVYRRWPSKEDLVADALQAGLPSLDEAPDLGSVREDLLVLCRQARDAMYSRPGFALRSVIHECDTRQAERFHGVIYEGVVEPAVKLLREVIDRGIERGEVRPDAANGYVVDAIPAMMMYRSKMCSSEWNDQELKEMIDQLMVPLLRP
- a CDS encoding ribonuclease HII yields the protein MPYEPPTHTVERSLRATTGAKVIAGVDEVGRGAWAGPVTVCAAVTGLRRPPEGLTDSKLLTIKRRTELAEQLERWVTAFALGHASPEEIDDLGMTAALRLAAVRALEALPVRPDAVILDGKHDYLGAPWRVRTVIKGDRSCVAVAAASVIAKVHRDKMMAELAVDHADFGFAANAGYPSPVHKAALEERGPTPYHRLSWAYLDALPQWRHLKKVRSWADGSVPEIEGQLGFDF